acTCCGATAAAATATTGGTAGAAAAGTAAGATCCATATATTTTTAGGTGAGGGAGTCGTCACGTCCATTCAGTATAGCACTTACCTTGAATTTGACCTCGAATGTGTATATTTTGAACTTTAatgaataatttgatttaattacttatttaaagttttaaatcacAATTAGGatcttataatatatattgtgtTACGTGGTGACAACGTGGACAATTGACATAATTAAGAAGCACAACAATTTTTATGAGATTatctcacgaatcaattttgtgacacaAATTTTTTAGCCAACCTAACTAATGaaagaataataatttttatatcaaaaaagcAGTTTCACACATATAGATACTGCTCATTTGTTTTTCTGCATGCATGCAAGAATTCGTActtaattatgtattttctGCATGCATGCAAGAATCGTACTTAATTATGTATTTCTCAGACATGAAATTGTAATTAATTTCTCAATTCTGCTTTTgcaaataattaaatctcatatCGTTTGATCCCTTTCTTTCTTGCAGCTGTAGTCGGAAACGGATTCATAGCCAAAGGCATCAGCTTTGAAAACTACGCCGGCCCAGATAAACACCAAGCCGTAGCCCTCCGCAGTGGCGCCGATTTCTCCGCCTTCTACCAATGCCGCTTCATCGGGTATCAAGACACTCTCTACGTACACTCCCTCAGACAATTCTACCGCGAATGCGACGTTTATGGAACAATCGACTTCATTTTCGGGAACGCCGCGGTCGTCTTGCAAAACTGCAGTTTATACGCCCGGAaaccgaacccgaagcaacagAACGTTTTCACCGCTCAGGGAAGAGAAGACCCGAATCAGAACACCGGGATTTCGATCCATTACGGAAAAGTTGCGGCTGCTGCCGATTTGCTTCCTGTTTTGTCACAGTTCAGAACTTACCTTGGCAGGCCCTGGAAATTATATTCCAGGACTGTCTATATGCTTGCAAAAATGGAAAGCCTTGTAGATCCTGCGGGCTGGTTGCGATGGGATCAGAATTCCTCGGTGAGTTTTCTTTATTATGGAGAATATCAGAATCGGGGGCCAGGTTCAAATACGAGTGCTAGAGTGACATGGCCAGGTTACCGGGTTATTACCAATGCGACTGAGGCAGCTCAGTTTGCTCCCGGGAATTTTATTCAGGCGAGTCAATGGGTGCCGGCTACAGGGATTCCGTTCACTTCAAATCTGACAGTGAGTTGAGTTTTACGGTTGTTGTTGGATTCCAGTGAATGTGGAATCGTTTAATGGATAAAGCTTTGTACGTTATTTATTATTCGACTTTCTTCTCAACCGAAGATCGGATTCGGGTAAGAGATCATCTTTACACAAATTAATTCGGCACTGGAATCGACCGTTAAATAAATTCCGCTCATAGTTGTAGTAAAAGTCCCTTATCAACTCAACATATATAATGTAATAGAGTGAGTGAGTGAGTGATATATAAATGAGCGTTTGATCAAATCAGTCTACATATGAGACCAGCATCTCAGTTTTCTAATATATATTCCCGAATCTCTGGCTGTCAGTTAAGTTAAGCCCTTGGAATGGGCTTGGAGCCGCTCTTCTTGTTTCTATGATCGATGAAAGATACATTAGAGTTCCCGAAGCTGGAATGAGAGCTTTCGGAGACCTTCTCCCATCTACTTGTTTCATAGGGCTAACCTGTTGGCCCAAAGACGACCTAACAGAATCATGAATGGCTTAAGGCTCTAACCGCTGTGACACACCCAAGAATCTTCCTCTAGGAGCAGTTTGTTTTTTGCTAATTAACCGCTTGTATGAAATTGTTggcatatatataattatgatCATACTAGACATAAGTAGCTCTAACTCGAACTGTGTCATTGCTTTGCATGAATCAATCGAATGATCAACCCAATTCAATTATTACAAATGTGAGCCAATTTTCATCCACACAACTTGAATTCTTGACAAAATAATACAATAATTTTCCGATCTGCTCTGAACTACCCCATGTAGTACTGAATAAATACAGTAGATTATAAACATCCAATAATCATTCACAACATAGAAAAGCGGCTCTCTTCCTCCCCCGCACCTCAATGATCTCGTCCAATATTATAATCATGCACAAAAAAAGCTGACATTTTGATGAAAAATCCAACACATTGTTGAACCAAGaaaatttatatatgattaaaatgGTTTTGGCATGTGATCAGACCTCAGAAGAGCACATGATAGTAGGCCCTAATCATTCTAAGCTCTCACTGCCCAATCAATGTCGGAATCTATCTTGAGAATTATTTTATGCAGACTAGACCCCTTTAGTCTTAGACTATCCATcagaatattataaaaatttatagatTTTGTGGCATGACCACATGagttggatgaggaattttttacaataaaatttggaATATAAGATCTCGTCCAAAATTTGAGATCTTGACGTCAAATTTTTTCATTGGCCTCcatgaatttaattttgaaaaacacttgttaatgaaaaaaaaaaattgaatgtgtATACATTTAATTCTAAGTTGAACTCATATCTGAGAATTATTAGATTCGACCCCTGACCATCTTCGAAGCTGAAGTCCTCTCTGATCCGATCCCATGGCAAGTGAATTTCTTGATTAAAGTGCGACTACGCACATGCATGGGCTACTTTGGACGCTTTTTGAGAAATTCAGAGAACTATAACATGCGACTTCCTAGACCCTCCCCATGCTTATGATCACACCCTTTAACCGACAACACGTTATTTCTTTCTTGTTCATTTTCAGTTCATGTTGTATGGATATGATCCCATGTTAATATTATAAGATAGATAAATTTTAGACATTATTgtaatatattatattgaaaGCTGATACGGTTGCTATATATACTATACATACATagacatatacatatatagttTTATAGAAATTGCAATTTAGTTATAATGTGTTCTAAATTACTCATCAGATTAATACAATATTTATAgagaaatttatattttaatctcGTGACTaacatgttttttaaattttaattatgctaGAAGAAATATATGGGCATTTTAGGAATATCCGAGCATCGGATTTCCATAGACATCTGGGGTTGAGTTCCTGGAAAACGGGAATGGAGTCTCGTTAACGGGTAAAAGAAAAGAAGATTATTACAAGCAACTGCTACTGTCCAATCCGAGGAAACAAAGCCACTTCTCGTGATAGGTCAATTTCGTTCTTTACCGTTGCCAAAGTAAACCCAAATCCAATTAATAAATAAAGTCATTCTTTTTTCACCCCATAAACCAACTAAGCACGCTAGTAAGAGCAATAGTAGTATTTTAGCTTTATAAATATGCTGGCTGGTTCCTCTGCGAGAGTTGACGGTTGGTTGGCACAAAATGGCTTCTTGTTTTCCCTCTTTTTTTGTTACTTTGATTTTCTTCTGCGTTCTGATTTGCTCTCTGCAATTTCTCTGCGATGCTTATTACCCTGTGAGGAACTACCCTTTCGGTGGCCAACGTCACCCTCGCTATGCTTCTCACAATTACAGAGATGCTCTCACGAAATCTATCTTGTTTTTTGAGGGCCAGAGGTCGGGGAGACTCCCCCCAAACCAGAGAATCACCTGGAGAAAAAGCTCTGGCCTTTCGGATGGTGCTGCAGTGCATGTATGTTTGCTGTTTGTTTCTTCTTCTCTTTTCATCTCAATATGCGTAgattttctttaatattttatgggGGAGGGGTGTTTTTTCTTGTAATGGCTGAAATGTTCGTTCTTTTAGAGTATTCTGTCTGAATGATGAAAAGTGTGAAGTGGGTTTGGTgtattttttgattattttgcgTTGAACTGAAAAGATTTGAGGTGGATTTGGGTTTAAATGTGAAATGCAGGTTGATTTGGTGGGAGGATACTATGATGCAGGGGACAACGTGAAGTTTGGTTTCCCAATGGCCTTCACCACCACTATGCTTTCATGGAGTGTGATTGAGTTTGGTGGGCTTATGAAAGGAGAGCTGCAGAATGCCAAAGAAGCCATCCGCTGGGCCACGGATTATCTCCTTAAAGCCACTGCTCATCCAGACACCATTTATGTTCAGGTTTACTTCTCTTCCTGTTCAACATTCTACATTGTTAGTTACAAAAATGGGAAAAAATTTTGAGCGAAAACTAAAAAGAAACGGTGGGGTGAAATGAGATTCTTGAGTGATTCTGTACATTGTAATGCATTCTTTGCAGGTTGGAGATGCAGGGAAAGATCATGCTTGCTGGGAGAGGCCGGAGGATATGGACACTCCAAGAAGTGTTTTTAAGATTGACAAAAACACTCCAGGCACGGAGGTTGCCGCTGAAACAGCCGCAGCTCTTGCAGCTGCTTCCTTAGTTTTCAGAAAAAGTGACCCTAATTACTCCAAGATTCTTGCCAGAAGGGCAATGGGGGTATAAAATGCTATGAAATTGTGAATATGTTCTCTGCAGTAAGAGTATTGAATCTGATCCGCTGTTCTTACATTTGGTTTGTACTAGGTGTTTGAGTTTGCTGATAAGTACAGAGGTGCCTACAGTAATGGCTTGAGACAATTTGTGTGCCCCTACTACTGTGATTTTTCTGGGTACCaggtaaaaagaaaaatctttAGCAAGCTCTTTGGCACTAGAACCAATAGTAAATAATTCCTTTCCTCTTCTCAATGTGAGTTGTAAGTGATGAagtgatctttttttttaatctatttgAATGGACTGAAGGATGAGCTACTATGGGGTGCTGCTTGGTTGCATAAAGCTACCAGGAATCCAAATTATCTGAGTTACATTCAAGCCAATGGACAGACCCTTGGAGCTGATGAATCTGATAGCACATTTGGGTGGGACAACAAGCACGTTGGAGCCAGAATTCTTGTTTCTAAGGTGTCTTTCTTGCACATTCACCTTTTACTTCCAATAGTTTTTTTATTCCATTCATCCTACATAatcatttgattatttttacaatatctttgtttcaattttcttcaggcgtttcttgtccaaaactTTCAGCCTCTCCATGATTACAAAAGCCATGCAGATAACTTCATTTGCTCCGTTTTTCCAGGGACCCCTTATTCCTCTTCTCAGTACACCCCAGGTTCACTTTCTCAACAAAAACCCACCATTTTCTTGAATTGTGCTTTTGATTAAATCCGTGgtaattaatgaaatattttatgtttgctAGGTGGTCTTCTATTCAAGATGAGTGATGGTAACATGCAGTATGTAACATCCACATCTTTCCTTCTTGTGACCTATGCTAAATACCTGACATCTGCTCAAAAAGTCGTCAATTGTGGCGGAACCATTATCTCACCAAATAAGCTGAGAGCATTGGCCAAGAAACAGGTTGTGAAATTTGTCCTGACACTAATTATATtacaacaataataatttaaactGATGATTAAAGCTTCTGTCAGTTACATTGTAGTTCTCCTTACATTCTTGACATGGGGAATATGTGTAGGTGGACTACTTACTAGGAGACAACCCTTTGAAAATGTCCTACATGGTGGGCTATGGTCCAAGGTATCCTTTAAGGATTCACCACAGGGGATCCTCTCTCCCTTCCATCGCTGCATATCCAACAAAGATTCCATGCTCATCCGGGTTCAGCGTCATGAATTCTCAATCCCCGAACCCGAATATCTTGGTTGGAGCAGTCGTGGGCGGGCCGGATCAAAACGACCGGTTCCCAGATCAACGGTCGGACTATGAGCAATCCGAACCAGCCACTTACATCAATGCACCACTTGTTGGAGCCTTGTCTTATCTTGCACACTCATATGGCCAGATCTAAGGATTAAAAAGCATCAAAATTCTGTGCCAGATTTTCATTTCACTAGTCTCACATTTATTAAGCATGTGGAGGTCCATTGTTACTacttaattataattatcaCGTTATTAATCAGTACTAATTGTAATATTATAAAGTTGTTTCTATCAAAAGTAGTTCGTTTATGTTATAACAGCAGTTTGCAGTGTAAAACTGTGTGGAATGAATGCGACTTTCGTGCCCGAAACGGCGCATTGTCTGATGGGCACGAGAGTCCATGTAATTTATATACATCTTCTGTTTGCATTAGTTACCGAGCCGCTGCTTTTGGGTATGTTGTGTTTTGCATTTTTCTTGCTTTGGGACTTGATGTGTGTGCTTTCCACTGTTCTTGACataaatttagaaatttaatacttgtaaaaattgtatattttgaatttaattgtTCTGGCTCGATTTTAAATGGCTACTTCAGAAATGTTTTCCTACACATAAGATAGTATCAATGATGTCGGGGAAGGGGAAAAAAAGCTCCACacaatgttttaaaaaacatgAAATCGCAATGAAATATTAAGCTTAAACACTAAGTTATACAAGTTTTAATAACTCTGTTGGAttcaattttaaacataatatgtaatttgtattgtaatattacttacttataagaaaattaactaaaaatttgaaatcaagttTCACTTTTTATTATCCTCAAGCTCGTTTTTTTAACCCTTGTGATAAAGTTTATGTGAAatttttcactaattttttgtatataatataatacaatGATTTCCGCAAGTTTCGCCATACAAAGTTAGTAATTATGTTTCCACTTTTAGAAAAGCAACAAAGCATTaggctttatatatatatatattaggaaTGATAACGTGCGATGCACGTGGGtgattaataatgaaatatatactaagaaaatttaaataatttttaaaatcgtttaaataacatcttgtttatgagtatttattgatctaaatatatcaaaacacaataaataaaaatacatcataatgataaatcaaatatattcacttatttatataacatttttcaatttgcatgattataacataatgacagctctctcaaattaacaaagataattttcatccaaatatcattcataatgaaaaacaaaaaaaataaaattaagagaatagtaaatttttctaaaatcaaaattacaatgtATTTAAATGGAGTATATATAGTGactgtcaaataaaattctcttaattaactaaattatcaNATAATTATGGGGTATATTTTGGACCATCGCTACTTTTTCTCCAAACATAGTACTCCTTTGACTAGAAAAAGTTTTTGAAACTcgaaaaaatatttggatatgttttcccttttctttttctttttcttttttttttttaaaaaaagaacctGTGAAAAAGATGACATTTTATGACTTCCTACTtcatcatttattttaaaaatggttttaATCGTATTATCCAAAGAAAAATCGTTTCTTATTAATTTTGTGCGTTTCAGCCGATATTTATggctaaattttaattttaaaaaatacacttTTTCACTGAAAATTTTGTCATACCAGCCTTGTATTCATGCCTATTCGAACAAAGTGACgtcattttttaattcaaattgaCTAGAGTGTTGACCCAATTCtccttattaaatttttttcccaaaaaactACTTATAAAACCTAAATTTATAGAGTTATTGATTTTTGTGTCCAAAATGAAATGATCGAATAAAGAAAATAGTGTCtccaattaaaataaaacatcagaCCGTTGGCGGGGGGCCCAACATTTGACCGTTGGctggcgggtaaaaataccgATAATCACGTGGTCAAAAAGCTTAGGAGTGTGTCAGTGGCTTGATTTAAGATTAAAGACTCGAGGGGTTTGGACATTTTGATTCCGGGCTTTCAGGCCCGACATACttgactattttttttaataaaataattctgCTTCACGTGAACTCAAAACTTACATATATATTCCATTTATTGGTTTTGAACTATGTACTGATAAAAGATTTTGGTACAATATTCAAACATTAGTTGAAGAAGCATGCTTGTATTGAAGGACCAAAGCCCATTGCAGATTCGGATTCTGAAGAATAAGCATGACATGGGGGGGAGCTAATGCTTTTGCTTTTTTATATTCCAACTTTCCGTCTATCATGCGACTGCTGTTTGCTGTAATGACCAGGCCTATTGGAAAAATAATCGATTATTTCCATCTTGACTTTATCATTTCTATGCGCCTTTGTTATGATTCACTTCCTTTTGTTCGATTTTAATGAGAAATTCAATCGTTTGGTTTATTTAGTTGGGAGTACATATCCGGCAGCGACCGAACCAAGGGAGGCATGTGCTTGTTTTGGAGATCCAAAAGCTCCAGCAGACGTGTTACGTAGTTAATACCATTCATTTGTAAATAAATAGATGTAAAAGAAGATAAGGAATTATAAGAGTGCATTGTTCGTAGAAAATACAcagaaatatatacatatacgcATATTTTCTCATCAACCAAAGTTTTGAATACATGatctttataatttatttgtcaTTCTAACACAATGCAGGTAGCAAGCATTTTATTTTGGTTAATAACACTAGGACAATTTAAGCTTACACCGTTTGCGACTATCcatgaaagaaaacaaaacctATGGATCGGTGGCAAGAATTGCGTCCCATCTACTTCGATTCTTCATCTGCCAAGGGAACAGATTTCACCTACGCAGGAAAGGCAATCATAAACGTTAACAATACATCTTTTGTTCCTTTCTATTTATAAATGAATCATACTCGTTAGAGACTCACCAAGTCACGAAATTTGAGAATGTAGAACATCTCAAGATACCGACGAGTTTCACGCCTCTCAAGCTTCGACACATGTCTCCAGAAACTGTATACTCCCGCCAATGTCAACAGCCTTTCTGAGTAAATCTTCCATGTATACCTATAAGAATANTGACGAGAAGCATGATAATAGTCTGAGTGAATCCTGGGGTTCGGGAGAGAGGGACAACTCGATGGATTTTGAGGGCAAAACTTGCAATTTAGGGGGAAAAAAGTAATGAATTACGTTGCTAGAACTGTAAATGACTATATTATTGCGTTGTACAAAAGTGACATACCTTTCTTGAATTCTTTGAAGGCCTGCATCAGATATATTGTCCCAATAGTTCGGATTTTCATTGcaatttttaaagaattctGCCATAATGGCAGAAGCCTTTTCAGGATGATATGGGTCGATATGAAATCCAGATTTACCATGTTCAATAATTTCTAACGGGCCACCATGGCATGTTGCAAATGTTGGAAGACCGCAGGTCATTGCCTCAATAACTGTGAGCCCGAATGCTTCATATAATGCAGGCtataaaagaaaggaaaatttaGCATGACGGTGTATTATGGGATGAGATTACAGCCGATACAGATGAATCTTGCCTGAACAAAAATCCCTTTATTATCAGCTATATAACGGTAGAGTTCACCATTCCGTGCTCTATTTGTTTGCGAGATTATCCATCGCATCTGACCCTCTAAATTGTACTGCTTCATAAGATTATGCATCTTCTCGATTTCTGATATTTCTTCTCTGTCGCTCGACTGTTTCACATTAAGGTACCCCGCAACCACCACGAGATTAGCAAATTCTCTTAGCTTGTCATTCTTAGCATACATCTCTACCAACCCCGAGATGTTTTTAACCTTGTCAAGCCTCGCCATGGAGAAGATTATAGGCTTTGATTGATCTTTCAATATGCCACTGTTTCCAGCATAatggaaaataaatattaatgccACATTCCTCCTCATTTCAAATTCGATGAATCTTTCAAGAAAAGAGAAGTTTAAATAGCTTACACATGCTCGTCATTCTGCTGGGGATCATACAGCAACTTTTCAAGTGATTGATGAAAGCACGTAAGTCTTTTTTCCTTTCGGAATATGGAAAGTAAATGGTATCATCTGCTGCGGGAGAAACTATGTTGAACTTGGGATCAAAGACATCAATACCATGGACAACTCGGTATAGACCTGGCATGGTGAATGCCGTATGATGCTCATACTGACCAACGGTATTCTTCCTGCAAAACAAAAAACCAGAAACATTAGTTGAGATAATAATCTACTTCAAACTAAATGTCAAATGTTTTATAAAAAACTATGTCAAATGCACAAAAATTCATCAACATGATCAATAAAAGTGAAATTTATTAACATACGTGCCAGCTATTTCTTGGTATGTACTGGCGATTATAAAATCCGAATTATTCATGGCTAGTATATCGGCAGTGAACTGAGACGAGAAGTGGTATTTGTCCTCAAACTTTTGCCAGTATATATCAGAATCCGGATATTTGGTTTTCTCCAGAGCATGGGCAATAGTGCACTGAAACGCAAATAAGACAAAATTTTACCATGAAGATCTACATCAAATAAACTATTAAAGATAAAACACAATCATCACCTGCGTGATTCCCATCTTATATGATAAAAGAGATGCCACCAGGTTTCCGTCACTATAGTTTCCAACAATTAGATTCGGTAAACCCTGCAACTCTGCCATGATTTCATGTGCTGAATCCTGATCATTAAAATGAGATTAAGTTGCTGAATTACCGCTTCACACTAAATCCATATAACATAATACTCATTAAAGTCAATCCGAACTAAAAGATATCTATTTCATGAGCGAGACAATTGTCtgatccaaaatattttttctattgTTCTTGATGGTTTACGGCTACAAAAGGAAATATTTTGATCATTAATGAAAATAAGTCTGGAAGAAAACTGGTTCATCCTCTACCTCAGTAAACTTTTCGAGGTAGGGCCAGACATCAAACCTCGAGATCCATTGGCGAAGAATGCCATTCTTAGTTCTAAAAGGAACTCGGAGGATATGTGAATACTCGCATCCAGTAATCTTTTCCAGTCGTTGGTTGCACGTGGTACCTTTAGCATCGGGTATTAATCGAGTAACCTGGAAAATAAGAGAGAACAATCTAAGCTAGATAAACCATAGCCAAAGTATTAGTATAAAGGCAACCTGATCAAGTCAGATAGGCATACAATAAGAATTCTTGGAGTGATATCTATCCCTTGCTGTCTTATTCTTTGCAGCATCTCACTCTCCAAGGCACGTACTTGATCTAGTATATACACAATCTGTATAAAtcaaaaaataagaaagatCTTAGGAACAACAAATTGCCATCATAGACGTTgcatacttaaaaaaaaaaactgattaCCTGACCACCTGTGTCGGGCAAGCCCAAAACATTTGCTTGGCCAAAATAGCCATGTATTGACAATATGACTACATTAAACACCATGGGTATTCTACCAAGAAATTTTTCAACGGTAGATGGATCAGGAGCATTAAGGATGTCAGAGAGGAGCCGCATCATCTCCAAGGTCCGTTCTGCAGTGTCGCCCCAACCTCTCTCAAAACCCATTCCTTGGAATCTGGATCATATATCTAACATCTATGAACAAGTATTGTACGCAGGGGTGGATCCAGCAGGGGTAAAGGCTGTGGATactaacaaattttaaaatttgatgtattttaaaaattcaagtttCACTCAGCTAAATTTTAATGAGTTGCTCCTTTGTACTAAATCTTGTGTTTGCTCCAATTCGTATGTATCTTATTGAAAGCAAATGCATACACAGAAACTCACTCATAATCAAACTCAGCATAGGGTGTATCTGGATGTAGCTTAGAAACATGATCCTCTGCCTTGGCCAATGCAGACTCGAGCTTGGATATGCCTTGTATTCGATCATTCATCATCATCACCTTTAAACATCAGATTAGCTATAGCTATATCATACTCTCTTCCTAggaacaaatttatttatagaGTTCAAAGAAAAAGATCATGCAGCCGAGCCGAGAGGCTATTCTTATGTTTGAACTTACATGACCTTTATGATTGTGCACGCGGAGAAAATCTAGCAATGGTTCAAGGGATTCTTTGTTGTGAAACAAGAGTGAAGAGAGATGACGATTGAGAAATTGGACCCCGTTTCCAATAGCTGATGATCGAGATGGGCGAGGAAATGTTGCATTGAATGGCTCAAAATCCAGTTCAAGAACATAAGGATCATCATGACTACAACCATTTAGAAAATCACTATCATTATAAGATCAGAAAATCACTCATAAAGAAATAAAACACAATAGATGCCACTTACTGCCCATCCACAAGTTGTTCTTTGAAGTGTAAATATTCGGACACGTTCAGCTGCTCGACACTAAGTTGATGCACATTAACACGTACATATTCCCAAACACCAGGTCGTGGACGAATGGCCATAGCAACAAAAGGTGGTACAACTATAGCTTCCTGCACTCAATGATGTAGCAAAAGCTTGTAGGAGATCCAAAATATTTATCAGAACATCTTGCCAAAGTATGTGACCCCAATGAATGTAAAAGCATACTCGACAGTTGGACCACAAATCTAAACGTTGAGAAAAATAACACGGCAACTATACTAACAAGGATTTTAAAGAAAACAAACATTATTcctgaaaaaatagaaaattaagaaagtttaatcaataaattcataTCCAAGACAACTACTCCCTCTACAGTATATTGGATTTGCCAAAATGCAAGACAACATATATCCTTGATAAAGTATACTTATGAGCCATACTGTATCCACCTGATAGGAATGATATACTCTACTCTTCCTGCTACCCAAATATACATggtatgaaaatttaaattatatacaaGATTTATAaccaaataatgaaaattaagtGCAAATTATGCCCATGCGTATTTTCCTAAACAATAGTAGCATAAGATTTTATTTCCACCCGGTGTAGgtcacatttttcataccgttccCAACAAGCACTAAAAAGAAGTTACGAGCTCTAGCCTAAAGCTGTGTTTACTCTGAGATATAATAACATAACAAATGCAGAAGTGTTACtgtgattattaaaatatactATTCCTTGACCTTCGACCATTTTCTCTAAACCAAAGCTTCAATGAATTCCCATCAGAAAATACAGTCTCGAAACCAAAACCCGGACTTAGTTCTTACTAGCATTCAGGGCTAAAGCGAAAATAAAAGTACAATTGAAACCTACCTGAGCGGACTTCAAGACTTCACTGAAGGGGCCATCGTTAAGTTTCTGCATTGAAGCATCCTCACTGGAGATGTTTTCTAGCTCATCAATCAGGTGACGTGGCTGTAATATAGTTTTCCCCTGCGACACAAATCTTCACACGAGCAGAAACCAAATCAGATACTAAACAAGTCCCGAGAAACGGCCGACCATGAAGTAATCAAACTTCATTTCTTGATACATTTTCCTATCTTTATAATCAATTGCAAGAAAAGCCGTGACAATATTTCTCATTATCAGGGAAAGACCGTAAAAATGCATGCTAAAACGGGTACCcaaatctttttatatgttaaacCAAAAATCACAACAGTACCGTGAA
The window above is part of the Primulina huaijiensis isolate GDHJ02 unplaced genomic scaffold, ASM1229523v2 scaffold24871, whole genome shotgun sequence genome. Proteins encoded here:
- the LOC140967242 gene encoding endoglucanase 17-like — translated: MASCFPSFFVTLIFFCVLICSLQFLCDAYYPVRNYPFGGQRHPRYASHNYRDALTKSILFFEGQRSGRLPPNQRITWRKSSGLSDGAAVHVDLVGGYYDAGDNVKFGFPMAFTTTMLSWSVIEFGGLMKGELQNAKEAIRWATDYLLKATAHPDTIYVQVGDAGKDHACWERPEDMDTPRSVFKIDKNTPGTEVAAETAAALAAASLVFRKSDPNYSKILARRAMGVFEFADKYRGAYSNGLRQFVCPYYCDFSGYQDELLWGAAWLHKATRNPNYLSYIQANGQTLGADESDSTFGWDNKHVGARILVSKAFLVQNFQPLHDYKSHADNFICSVFPGTPYSSSQYTPGGLLFKMSDGNMQYVTSTSFLLVTYAKYLTSAQKVVNCGGTIISPNKLRALAKKQVDYLLGDNPLKMSYMVGYGPRYPLRIHHRGSSLPSIAAYPTKIPCSSGFSVMNSQSPNPNILVGAVVGGPDQNDRFPDQRSDYEQSEPATYINAPLVGALSYLAHSYGQI